From a region of the Methyloceanibacter stevinii genome:
- a CDS encoding septal ring lytic transglycosylase RlpA family protein, which produces MLKMRVRLLLVGLLSAAFLLPLNAANAAQVGNASWYALHSMTASGERMNPNALTAAHRSLPFGTKVRVKNLHNGRSVVVRINDRGPFTGGRIIDVSKAAASKLGMISSGTAKVSLTRLN; this is translated from the coding sequence ATGTTGAAAATGCGCGTAAGACTGTTGTTGGTGGGACTTCTTTCGGCGGCGTTCCTGCTGCCGCTCAACGCCGCGAACGCTGCCCAGGTGGGCAACGCGTCTTGGTACGCCCTCCACTCGATGACTGCGAGTGGCGAGCGCATGAATCCCAACGCCCTCACCGCCGCCCACCGCTCGCTGCCGTTCGGCACCAAGGTGCGCGTGAAAAACCTGCACAACGGCCGCTCCGTGGTCGTGCGCATCAATGACCGCGGCCCCTTTACCGGCGGCCGGATCATCGACGTGTCCAAAGCTGCCGCCTCGAAGCTCGGCATGATCAGCTCGGGCACCGCAAAGGTGAGCCTGACCCGCCTGAACTAG
- a CDS encoding DUF3072 domain-containing protein, protein MPEGQESQYMAGDANGLEPMTVTQATYLKTLADQMHEPKAFEQGLSRSEASRRIDVLREKIRIWELPPHTD, encoded by the coding sequence ATGCCTGAAGGTCAGGAAAGTCAGTATATGGCGGGGGACGCCAATGGGCTGGAGCCGATGACCGTGACGCAGGCAACTTACCTCAAGACACTCGCCGACCAGATGCACGAACCGAAGGCCTTCGAGCAGGGGCTGAGCCGCAGCGAGGCATCCCGGCGCATCGACGTGCTGCGAGAGAAGATCAGGATTTGGGAACTCCCGCCGCACACCGATTAG
- a CDS encoding lytic murein transglycosylase encodes MSTHPLTRVIRFSVLAGLCAAVLFGSASSALAQKCPGPAGFNKWLQGFKQQAIAAGVSPQTVATALNGVTYDPRVVAKDRAQGVFAQDYLTFTNRMVNKNRLASGRARLQKYAPVFKRIEQQYGVPGPVLVAYWGLETDFGAFMGNMDSIRSLATLSYDCRRPEEFREQLLDALKVLDRGDLHRSQMRGPTHGEVGQFQFQPSTYYNFAVDYDGDGRRDLVKSVPDSLASAANYIASKGWQAGQPWLEEVIVPQNLPWDQADVTIQRPRLFWSKYGVKYRNGQPVPADATPASLLLPMGRNGPAFLAYPNFINVYLDWNNSLVYSTAAGYFATRLAGAPPLRTGNPEPFSGEESKQLQRLLVQRGYDVGKVDGVIGAATRDSIRAMQLQYGLPADGYPSHALLRKLQAGG; translated from the coding sequence ATGTCTACACACCCCCTGACTCGCGTCATTCGATTCTCAGTGCTTGCTGGCCTGTGTGCGGCGGTGCTGTTCGGTTCCGCTTCGTCTGCGCTCGCGCAGAAGTGCCCCGGCCCCGCAGGCTTCAATAAGTGGCTGCAAGGCTTCAAACAGCAAGCCATAGCGGCAGGGGTCTCGCCGCAGACCGTGGCCACCGCCCTGAACGGCGTCACATACGATCCGCGGGTCGTCGCGAAAGACCGTGCCCAAGGTGTGTTCGCGCAGGACTACCTGACCTTCACCAATCGGATGGTGAACAAGAACCGCCTGGCGTCGGGCCGGGCGCGGCTTCAGAAGTACGCGCCGGTCTTCAAGCGTATCGAACAGCAATACGGCGTGCCCGGCCCCGTGCTGGTGGCCTACTGGGGCCTCGAGACCGACTTCGGCGCCTTCATGGGCAACATGGACAGCATCCGCTCATTGGCGACGCTGAGTTACGACTGCCGCCGTCCCGAGGAATTTCGCGAGCAGCTGCTGGATGCCTTGAAGGTGCTCGACCGGGGCGACCTTCACCGTTCGCAGATGCGCGGGCCGACCCACGGTGAGGTGGGGCAGTTCCAGTTCCAGCCCAGCACCTATTACAACTTCGCCGTCGACTACGATGGCGACGGGCGCCGCGACCTCGTCAAGAGCGTACCGGACTCGCTCGCCTCGGCGGCGAACTACATCGCCTCGAAGGGCTGGCAGGCCGGTCAGCCCTGGCTGGAAGAAGTGATTGTGCCGCAGAACCTGCCGTGGGATCAGGCCGACGTGACCATCCAGCGGCCGCGGCTGTTCTGGTCCAAATACGGGGTGAAGTATCGCAACGGGCAGCCCGTGCCCGCGGACGCGACGCCCGCCTCGCTGCTCCTGCCGATGGGACGCAACGGACCGGCCTTCCTCGCCTATCCCAACTTCATCAATGTCTACCTCGACTGGAACAATTCGCTGGTCTACTCGACGGCCGCCGGCTACTTCGCCACGCGGCTGGCAGGGGCGCCGCCGCTTCGCACCGGCAACCCCGAACCTTTCAGCGGTGAGGAGAGCAAGCAGCTGCAGCGGCTGCTCGTGCAGCGCGGCTACGATGTCGGCAAGGTCGACGGCGTGATCGGCGCAGCGACCCGGGATTCGATCCGCGCTATGCAGCTTCAATACGGGCTGCCTGCGGACGGCTATCCGAGCCACGCGCTGTTGCGGAAATTGCAGGCCGGCGGCTAG
- a CDS encoding DoxX family protein, with the protein MSALVRLLKSGRNLAEGIPYSLVALIARLSVASVFWRSGLTKVDEYFQLRSTTFFLFKEEYKVPVIPPEVLAYLATYQELIGAVLLAIGLATRLTALAFIGMVAVIQVFVYPQGWPDHILWFALLFLLVARGPGAISVDHLIWRRVT; encoded by the coding sequence ATGTCTGCACTCGTCCGTTTACTGAAGAGCGGCCGGAACTTGGCCGAAGGAATCCCCTACAGCCTGGTCGCGCTGATCGCGCGTCTGTCCGTGGCCTCCGTGTTCTGGCGCTCGGGCCTGACAAAGGTAGACGAGTACTTCCAGCTGAGGAGCACCACGTTCTTCCTCTTCAAGGAGGAATACAAGGTGCCCGTCATTCCGCCGGAGGTCTTGGCCTATCTCGCCACCTACCAGGAGCTCATCGGCGCTGTTTTGCTGGCGATCGGCCTGGCGACCCGCCTGACGGCGCTGGCCTTTATCGGCATGGTCGCCGTCATTCAGGTCTTCGTCTATCCGCAGGGCTGGCCCGATCACATCCTGTGGTTTGCGCTGCTGTTCCTCCTCGTCGCGCGCGGCCCCGGAGCGATCTCGGTCGATCACCTCATCTGGCGGCGCGTGACGTAA
- a CDS encoding Shedu anti-phage system protein SduA domain-containing protein encodes MTEESWLEAFSVPRPSPTEGLADEFEKLLNDATSEEEIQRFLTANPFILAEQLPHCHHVIPKFRFGGKYVSDYLLPEMTSGGTFWTLVELEPANAQLVTASGHLGERVRGGVQQVKDWRDWLLNNLDHAIRPRDQDGLGLDNMAGIWGWVIVGRRSMVTGRFNQLRKQIWDDSKITIMTYDRVLEWYRRREEHWQAWDAQLQAWADSNQRPVSASHVRFVLNVRVPGLPERERGFALRNGISRLCGPISSRLGLCGREMSVDAAERSSSDCRASGSLAMASSI; translated from the coding sequence ATGACAGAAGAATCTTGGCTGGAAGCTTTCAGTGTGCCTCGACCCAGTCCGACTGAGGGGCTTGCTGACGAGTTTGAGAAGTTGTTGAACGATGCAACGTCCGAGGAAGAGATTCAGCGCTTTCTGACCGCCAACCCTTTCATCCTCGCCGAGCAGCTACCCCATTGCCACCACGTGATTCCAAAGTTCCGTTTTGGTGGAAAGTATGTGTCCGATTATCTACTCCCAGAAATGACTTCCGGTGGGACCTTTTGGACCTTGGTAGAACTTGAGCCTGCCAATGCTCAGCTTGTCACGGCGTCTGGCCATCTGGGGGAGAGAGTTAGAGGCGGAGTGCAGCAGGTCAAGGACTGGCGCGATTGGTTGCTGAACAACCTCGATCACGCCATTAGACCGCGGGACCAAGATGGCCTCGGACTGGACAACATGGCCGGGATTTGGGGTTGGGTCATTGTTGGACGGCGCTCGATGGTCACGGGTCGATTCAATCAGCTGCGAAAGCAGATATGGGACGATTCGAAAATAACTATCATGACCTACGACCGGGTACTTGAGTGGTACAGGCGGCGCGAAGAGCACTGGCAAGCATGGGACGCGCAATTGCAGGCTTGGGCTGATTCGAATCAGCGACCGGTGAGCGCTAGTCACGTCCGGTTTGTCTTGAACGTCCGCGTGCCGGGCTTGCCGGAGCGCGAGCGGGGCTTTGCCCTCCGCAACGGGATCTCGCGGTTGTGCGGTCCCATCTCATCGAGGCTCGGCTTATGCGGGCGGGAGATGTCGGTCGATGCCGCCGAGCGTTCCAGCTCCGATTGCCGGGCCAGCGGGTCGTTGGCGATGGCGAGCTCCATCTGA
- a CDS encoding ferritin-like domain-containing protein, whose protein sequence is MESVEEFLAYAMNLEREAAERFGQLADAMDASGNRNVGKLFRQLSEYSRLHYGEAKARSGFREIPDLKPGDFSWPELESPETAAIWAADPMIGRDAALEIALDAETAGFDFYKTVLDTTKDPEIKALAKEFVEEERGHVTELKRWIAAHKAGKPLPVDIVLTAP, encoded by the coding sequence ATGGAAAGTGTAGAGGAGTTTCTCGCCTACGCTATGAACCTGGAACGCGAGGCGGCCGAACGTTTCGGCCAGCTCGCGGACGCCATGGACGCATCTGGCAATCGAAACGTCGGGAAGTTGTTCCGGCAACTGTCGGAATATTCGAGGCTCCACTACGGCGAGGCAAAAGCCCGCTCCGGGTTCCGTGAAATCCCCGATCTGAAACCGGGGGACTTCAGCTGGCCCGAGCTCGAGAGCCCCGAGACAGCCGCGATCTGGGCCGCGGACCCCATGATCGGCCGCGACGCGGCGTTGGAAATTGCGTTGGACGCCGAGACCGCAGGCTTCGATTTTTACAAGACCGTTCTCGACACCACCAAGGACCCGGAGATCAAGGCGCTGGCCAAGGAGTTCGTCGAGGAAGAACGCGGGCATGTCACGGAACTGAAGCGGTGGATCGCGGCCCACAAGGCCGGCAAGCCGCTGCCCGTGGACATCGTCTTGACCGCTCCCTAG
- a CDS encoding 2Fe-2S iron-sulfur cluster-binding protein, with amino-acid sequence MANVTFSSPKLAKDVTVYAIAGDRGTILSLAKAHKVPIPFDCQDGECGSCLVEVSHLSPTTKNAIALTEKEKELLKQLGKITKDEIYDAEVNDMPPRYRLACQCFVRHEDIVVTFQGDDTVPDQGPYITPAAKVFAGGLQIATVDEFLSYAVKVEEDAADHYNQLAKDMGACGDSELESLFEQLADSARMHLGEAKARAGSIDDGKSVPPDYVWPEQVGPEQSSSFAGDSTLRRLGVLRVALQGATRAYEFYVSVTATTKNPEVASVARDFVAHKAERLKVIEAWITREEWAEKSAKQPATV; translated from the coding sequence GTGGCCAACGTCACCTTCTCCTCGCCGAAGCTGGCGAAGGACGTCACCGTTTACGCGATCGCCGGAGATCGCGGGACCATTCTCTCTCTGGCCAAGGCGCACAAAGTGCCCATCCCGTTCGATTGTCAGGACGGTGAATGCGGCTCGTGCCTCGTGGAGGTCAGCCATCTCAGCCCGACGACCAAGAACGCGATCGCGCTGACGGAAAAGGAGAAGGAACTCCTCAAGCAGCTCGGCAAGATCACCAAGGACGAGATCTACGACGCGGAGGTCAACGACATGCCGCCGCGCTACCGGCTCGCCTGCCAGTGCTTCGTGCGGCACGAGGACATCGTCGTCACCTTCCAAGGCGACGACACGGTGCCCGATCAGGGTCCCTACATCACCCCTGCGGCCAAGGTCTTCGCCGGCGGCTTGCAGATCGCCACGGTGGATGAGTTCCTCAGCTACGCGGTCAAGGTCGAGGAAGATGCCGCCGACCATTACAACCAGCTGGCCAAGGACATGGGCGCCTGTGGCGACTCCGAGCTCGAGAGCCTCTTTGAGCAGCTGGCAGACTCGGCGCGGATGCATCTTGGCGAGGCGAAAGCACGCGCCGGAAGCATCGACGACGGCAAGTCGGTTCCCCCCGACTATGTTTGGCCCGAACAGGTTGGGCCGGAGCAAAGTTCGTCTTTCGCGGGCGATTCCACGCTGAGAAGGCTCGGCGTGCTCCGCGTCGCGTTGCAAGGCGCCACGCGGGCCTACGAGTTCTACGTCTCGGTGACCGCCACGACCAAAAACCCCGAGGTCGCGTCGGTGGCCAGGGACTTCGTCGCGCACAAGGCGGAGCGGCTCAAGGTCATCGAGGCCTGGATCACGCGTGAGGAATGGGCGGAGAAGAGCGCCAAGCAACCCGCCACCGTGTGA